DNA from Geobacter sulfurreducens PCA:
TGAGGTCCGCCGGCGCCTGGCGGCATACGGTCCGAATGAACTGGAGGAAAAGGCCCGGCGGACGCCCCTTGTTATGTTCCTTGGCCAGTTTACCGATTTCATGATCATTGTGCTGATCGGCGCGGCAGTGGTGGCCGGCATCATCGGCGAGCCGGGGGACGCTGCGCCCATCATCACCATTGTCGTGCTCAACGCCGTTATCGGCTTTGCTCAGGAATATCGCGCCGAGCGCGCCATGGCCGCCCTTCGGGAGATGTCCGGCAACTACGCTGCGGTGCTGCGCAGCGGCGAGCATCTGAGCGTGCCCGCCCGAGAGATCGTCCCTGGCGATCTGGTCCTTCTGGAGGCGGGAAACGTGGTGCCGGCCGACGTACGCCTTGCGGAAGCGGTGCATCTGAAGACCGTGGAAGCGGCTCTTACCGGGGAATCGCTTCCCGCTGAGAAACTCTCGGAACAGCTTTTCGATTCGGATTTGCCGTTGGGCGATCGGCGCAATATGGCCTACAAGGGAACGGTGGTCGCCTACGGCCGCGGCATCGGCATCGCAGTCGCCACGGGGATGGGAACCGAGCTCGGCCGGATTGCCGCGATGCTGCAACAGGAGGCAGGAACAAAAACCCCGCTCCAGCGGCGTCTCGCCGATTTCGGCAAGCGCCTTGCGCTGGCGGTGCTCGCCATTTGCGCGGTGGTATTCACACTGGGGCTGCTGCGGGGAGAGCCTCTCCTCCTCATGCTGCTAACCTCCATATCCCTGGCAGTTGCCGCTATCCCGGAGGCTCTGCCGGCAGTGGTGACCATCACTCTTGCCTTGGGTGCGCGCAAGATGGTCCGCCAGAATGCCCTTATCCGCAGACTTCCCGCCGTGGAGACCCTCGGTTCGGTCACCTATGTCTGCTCCGACAAGACCGGCACCCTGACCCTTAACAAGATGACCGTGGAGAACGTCTGGCCGGGCGATCTTGAGGGTACCGACGCCGGCTCATCCGGCGTATCAGCCGCAACACTTTTCACGACGGCTCTGGTCCTGTGTAACGATGCGCGTGAAGACTCGGAAGGAGGTCTTGTCGGCGACCCCACCGAAACGGCTCTTCTTGCCTACGGGCGTGCCTGCGGCGTGATCCGCACCGAAATCGAGGCCCTCCACCCGCGGGTGGCCGAACTTCCCTTTGATTCTGAACGCAAATGTATGACTACCTTTCACCGGGATGGCGATACCGTCCTGGCCTTTACCAAGGGTGCGGTCGAAGTGCTCACGGCCCGGTCGGTGGCGATGCTTACCAACAACGGGGAGGTCCCCCTGGACCGGCAAGAGATCGAGCGCGTAACGGTTGAAATGGCCGCCCGTGGCCTCCGGGTGCTTGCCCTGGCCATGCGCCGCTGGCCGTATCTGCCCGACCGGCTGGAAAGTGATGAGGTTGAGAGCGATCTGATTTTTCTCGGTCTTGCCGGCATGATGGATCCCCCCCGCGAGGAGGCTGCCGAGGCGGTTGCCCAGTGCCGGAACGCGGGCATCACCCCAGTGATGATAACCGGCGACCACCCGCTCACGGCCCGTATCATTGCCCGGCGATTGGCAATCCTTGAAGATGACGGCGACGCGGTGCTGACCGGACGGGATCTGGCGGAACTGAGCCCGGAAGAGTTTGAGGCGCGGGTGGAGCAGATCCGGGTCTATGCGCGGGTGGCCCCCGAGCAGAAGCTCACGATCGTCAAGGCGCTCCAGAACCGGGGGCATTTCGTGGCCATGACCGGCGATGGGGTCAACGACGCGCCGGCGCTCAAGCGCGCGGATATCGGTATTGCCATGGGAATAACCGGCACGGATGTCTCAAAAGAGGCATCGGCCATGGTGCTGCTGGACGATAATTTCGCCACTATTGTCAGGGCCGTACGGGAGGGGCGCCGGATCTACGCCAATATCCTCAAGTTTATTACCTACTCGATCACCTCGAACATCGGGACTCTCGTGGCCATAACGCTTGCACCGTTTTTCGGGTTGCCGCTGCCGTTGCTCCCCATTCAGATACTCTGGCTGAACCTTCTTTGCGACAGCCTGCCGGGGCTTGCCCTGGCAGG
Protein-coding regions in this window:
- a CDS encoding cation-translocating P-type ATPase, which produces MTEWHHISIEDALTRLETSLTGLDSDEVRRRLAAYGPNELEEKARRTPLVMFLGQFTDFMIIVLIGAAVVAGIIGEPGDAAPIITIVVLNAVIGFAQEYRAERAMAALREMSGNYAAVLRSGEHLSVPAREIVPGDLVLLEAGNVVPADVRLAEAVHLKTVEAALTGESLPAEKLSEQLFDSDLPLGDRRNMAYKGTVVAYGRGIGIAVATGMGTELGRIAAMLQQEAGTKTPLQRRLADFGKRLALAVLAICAVVFTLGLLRGEPLLLMLLTSISLAVAAIPEALPAVVTITLALGARKMVRQNALIRRLPAVETLGSVTYVCSDKTGTLTLNKMTVENVWPGDLEGTDAGSSGVSAATLFTTALVLCNDAREDSEGGLVGDPTETALLAYGRACGVIRTEIEALHPRVAELPFDSERKCMTTFHRDGDTVLAFTKGAVEVLTARSVAMLTNNGEVPLDRQEIERVTVEMAARGLRVLALAMRRWPYLPDRLESDEVESDLIFLGLAGMMDPPREEAAEAVAQCRNAGITPVMITGDHPLTARIIARRLAILEDDGDAVLTGRDLAELSPEEFEARVEQIRVYARVAPEQKLTIVKALQNRGHFVAMTGDGVNDAPALKRADIGIAMGITGTDVSKEASAMVLLDDNFATIVRAVREGRRIYANILKFITYSITSNIGTLVAITLAPFFGLPLPLLPIQILWLNLLCDSLPGLALAGEPAERDVMSRPPVDPKEGVFAGGRGYYAAGYGLVIGAAALAFQAIALRMRLPWQTMVFTFLVLNRMAVVLAVRSDRTSLLRIGIMSNRPLVGAIVITFCLQLAVVFTPALNPLFHTEPLSVRALVATVVLAMGMVLLSELQKGVLRWRRGSSR